A region of Pyxidicoccus parkwaysis DNA encodes the following proteins:
- a CDS encoding SDR family NAD(P)-dependent oxidoreductase produces the protein MIRQDFTGRVALVIGGTSGIGLASARAFARAGARVVIAGRGEEKGREACATLEAHGVRGLYLPVDVRDGVSIARAVEGTVQHFGRLDFAVNSAGHGGDLSTLENTNQDVWDEVMACNARGVWLAMRHEIPAMLGSGGGSIVNIASIYGLAGRAAHHAYVASKHAVVGMTKSVALEYAARGIRVNALCAGVTRTPSMRQAEAYVPDLVRALVDEHPMGRMATEEEVASAVMWLCSDGAGFVTGVPLPVDGGFLAA, from the coding sequence ATGATTCGCCAGGACTTCACCGGACGCGTCGCACTCGTCATCGGCGGCACCTCTGGAATCGGCCTCGCCTCGGCGCGGGCCTTCGCTCGCGCGGGCGCCCGCGTGGTGATTGCCGGGCGCGGCGAGGAGAAGGGGCGCGAGGCGTGCGCGACCCTCGAAGCCCATGGAGTCCGCGGCCTCTATCTTCCCGTCGACGTGCGCGACGGCGTCTCCATCGCCAGGGCCGTGGAGGGCACGGTGCAGCACTTCGGCCGGCTCGACTTCGCCGTCAACAGCGCGGGGCACGGTGGGGATTTGTCCACGCTGGAGAACACGAACCAGGATGTCTGGGATGAGGTCATGGCCTGCAATGCGCGGGGCGTCTGGCTGGCCATGCGCCACGAGATTCCGGCCATGCTCGGCTCCGGCGGAGGCTCCATCGTCAACATCGCCTCCATCTACGGCCTCGCCGGGCGTGCGGCGCACCACGCGTACGTCGCGTCGAAGCACGCGGTGGTGGGGATGACGAAGTCGGTGGCGCTGGAGTACGCGGCGCGCGGCATCCGCGTGAATGCGCTGTGCGCGGGTGTCACGCGGACGCCGAGCATGCGGCAGGCGGAGGCGTACGTGCCCGACCTCGTCCGGGCGCTCGTCGACGAGCACCCCATGGGGCGCATGGCCACCGAGGAGGAGGTGGCCAGCGCCGTCATGTGGTTGTGCTCCGACGGCGCCGGCTTCGTCACCGGCGTGCCGCTGCCCGTCGACGGTGGCTTCCTCGCCGCCTAG
- a CDS encoding ATP-grasp domain-containing protein, with the protein MRPTIAVINGEQYWPGYFPDCEVVSRRLQDAAWVLRDGELWCINREAATRIDGVFWRVGAIRPDPRHRTVLDVLRLSGVPCVNPASTLARCQDRLSMLAELRAAGLPVIPFDVALGDDMVRRIARPAPFVVKVGNHHGGYGKALVRSEAEWFEVADLLFAANDYAVVEPYIDYRRDVRCLAIGDRYWAMARAGAGWKANVQTRKHQVIDPPEALVAYTRRAREHLGADIVALDFLETQDGEFVLLECNDTPGLSGFPEALREELAECLRERMRRAAR; encoded by the coding sequence ATGCGCCCCACCATCGCGGTCATCAACGGCGAGCAGTACTGGCCCGGCTACTTCCCGGACTGTGAGGTCGTCTCGCGACGCCTGCAGGACGCGGCGTGGGTGCTGCGCGACGGCGAGCTGTGGTGCATCAACCGCGAGGCGGCCACGCGCATCGACGGCGTCTTCTGGCGCGTGGGCGCGATTCGCCCGGACCCGCGCCACCGGACGGTGCTGGACGTGCTGCGCCTCAGCGGCGTGCCCTGCGTCAACCCCGCGTCCACGCTGGCCCGCTGCCAGGACCGGCTGTCCATGCTCGCCGAGCTGCGCGCCGCGGGGCTGCCCGTCATCCCCTTCGACGTGGCGCTCGGCGATGACATGGTCCGCCGCATCGCCCGCCCCGCGCCCTTCGTCGTCAAGGTGGGCAACCACCACGGCGGCTACGGCAAGGCCCTGGTCCGCAGCGAGGCCGAGTGGTTCGAGGTGGCCGACCTGCTCTTCGCCGCCAATGACTACGCCGTCGTCGAGCCCTACATCGACTACCGGCGCGACGTGCGCTGTCTGGCCATTGGAGACCGCTACTGGGCCATGGCCCGCGCGGGCGCGGGGTGGAAGGCCAACGTGCAGACGCGCAAGCACCAGGTCATCGACCCGCCGGAGGCGCTGGTGGCATACACGCGGCGCGCCCGTGAGCACCTGGGCGCGGACATCGTGGCGCTCGACTTCCTGGAGACGCAGGACGGCGAGTTCGTCCTGCTCGAGTGCAACGACACGCCCGGCCTGTCCGGCTTCCCGGAAGCGCTGCGGGAAGAACTGGCGGAGTGTCTGCGTGAGCGGATGCGCCGCGCGGCTCGCTAG
- a CDS encoding YceI family protein, whose translation MSAVTTWNIDPAHSSLLFVARHMVVARVHGRFERITGTLKVSPEQPVQGEVEVSAETASIYTGSTDRDAHLRSADFLDADNAPKLIFRSTKVEPTGGSSFRLLGDLTIRNVSQPVVFEARHTATSKDPWGHTRLIYTARATINRSDYGIRWNKTLDNGGWLVGEKVDIELDIQAIPATA comes from the coding sequence ATGTCCGCAGTGACTACCTGGAACATCGACCCCGCTCATTCCTCCCTCCTGTTCGTCGCCCGCCACATGGTGGTGGCGCGCGTGCATGGCCGCTTCGAGCGCATCACCGGCACGCTGAAGGTGAGCCCCGAGCAGCCCGTGCAGGGCGAGGTGGAGGTGTCCGCGGAAACGGCCAGCATCTACACCGGCTCCACGGACCGGGACGCGCACCTGCGCTCGGCGGACTTCCTGGACGCGGACAACGCGCCGAAGCTCATCTTCCGCAGCACGAAGGTGGAGCCGACCGGAGGCTCGTCGTTCCGGCTGCTGGGAGATTTGACCATCCGCAACGTGAGCCAGCCCGTGGTGTTCGAGGCGCGCCACACCGCCACGTCGAAGGACCCGTGGGGCCACACGCGGCTCATCTACACCGCGCGCGCCACCATCAACCGCTCGGACTACGGCATCCGCTGGAACAAGACGCTCGACAACGGCGGCTGGCTCGTGGGCGAGAAGGTGGACATCGAGCTGGACATCCAGGCCATTCCCGCCACGGCGTGA